The Juglans microcarpa x Juglans regia isolate MS1-56 chromosome 2S, Jm3101_v1.0, whole genome shotgun sequence genome has a window encoding:
- the LOC121251376 gene encoding LOW QUALITY PROTEIN: high affinity nitrate transporter 2.7-like (The sequence of the model RefSeq protein was modified relative to this genomic sequence to represent the inferred CDS: inserted 1 base in 1 codon) yields the protein MEADHESEKAPTFSLPVDADSKATVIRPLSIAPPHMRAFHLAWLSLFSCFFSTFSIPPLLAIIREDLNLTDTDIGNAGIASFVGSIFSRFAMGPTCDLVGPRVASATLSLLTAPVILSMSLVSSPKSFVLIRFLVGFSLANFVANQFWMSSMFSGPVVGLANGVAAGWANMGSGVTQLVMPLIYSLFISLHIPSSTAWRAAFIVPAIFQVVTAILVLVYGQDLPSGKYKRSNIKTPKENLLKILCNGIKNYRGWILALTYGYCFGVELTTNNIIAQYFYGRFNVNLDLAGTIAASFGMANFFSRPLGGVISDEMGKRFGMRGRLWGLWVVQTLAGLLCVLLGRVNSLWGSITVMCGFAVFVQAASGLTFGVVPFVSKRSLGVISGMTGSGGTXGAVVTQLLLFSGSKFSKQTGISLMGVMVLVCTLPITLIYFPQWGGMFCGPAASHHLPMKPNIADDDHYHLLE from the exons ATGGAAGCTGATCATGAATCCGAAAAAGCACCGACCTTCTCCTTACCTGTCGATGCTGATTCAAAAGCCACCGTAATCCGACCTCTCTCGATAGCGCCACCCCACATGCGAGCCTTCCACCTTGCAtggctctctctcttctcctgcTTCTTCTCCACCTTCTCTATCCCTCCTCTCCTCGCCATCATCCGTGAAGACCTCAACCTCACCGACACTGATATCGGCAACGCCGGCATAGCTTCCTTTGTGGGCTCCATCTTCTCCCGCTTCGCCATGGGGCCTACATGCGACCTCGTTGGCCCTCGCGTCGCCTCCGCCACGCTGTCTCTCCTCACAGCGCCTGTCATCCTTTCCATGTCTCTCGTATCATCGCCGAAATCGTTCGTTCTTATTCGCTTCCTAGTAGGCTTTTCGCTTGCTAACTTCGTCGCCAACCAGTTCTGGATGAGCTCTATGTTCTCCGGCCCCGTCGTCGGGCTTGCCAACGGAGTCGCCGCCGGCTGGGCTAACATGGGCTCGGGCGTCACCCAGTTGGTCATGCCGCTCATATACTCTCTCTTCATATCCCTCCACATACCTTCTTCCACCGCTTGGCGTGCTGCTTTTATCGTCCCTGCAATATTCCAAGTAGTGACAGCAATATTGGTCTTGGTTTATGGCCAAGACCTTCCGTCCGGGAAATACAAACGCTCCAATATTAAGACCCCAAAAGAGAACTTACTGAAAATTCTATGCAATGGGATTAAGAATTACAGAGGGTGGATACTGGCTTTAACATACGGATACTGTTTTGGAGTGGAGCTGACAACAAATAATATCATAGCGCAGTACTTCTACGGCAGGTTTAATGTGAATCTGGACCTGGCTGGGACGATAGCGGCGAGCTTTGGAATGGCCAATTTTTTTTCCCGGCCGTTAGGAGGGGTGATTTCCGACGAGATGGGGAAGAGGTTTGGAATGAGAGGGAGGCTGTGGGGGTTGTGGGTGGTGCAGACACTGGCGGGGTTGCTGTGTGTGTTACTGGGACGAGTCAATTCTCTGTGGGGTTCCATAACGGTGATGTGTGGTTTCGCTGTGTTCGTTCAAGCCGCAAGTGGTCTCACGTTCGGCGTGGTTCCTTTTGTTTCCAAGAG GTCGCTTGGAGTGATATCGGGGATGACAGGGAGTGGAGGGA GTGGGGCAGTGGTGACGCAGCTCTTGTTGTTTTCAGGCTCTAAGTTCTCGAAACAGACAGGCATCTCTCTCATGGGGGTTATGGTGCTCGTCTGCACTCTCCCAATCACCCTCATCTACTTCCCGCAATGGGGCGGAATGTTTTGCGGCCCTGCAGCCTCTCATCATCTTCCCATGAAACCCAATATTGCAGATGATGATCATTACCACTTGCTAGAATAA